A window of the Zonotrichia leucophrys gambelii isolate GWCS_2022_RI chromosome 18, RI_Zleu_2.0, whole genome shotgun sequence genome harbors these coding sequences:
- the LOC135455207 gene encoding myosin heavy chain, skeletal muscle, adult-like isoform X1, with the protein MASGDAEMAVFGEAAPYLRKSEKERIAAQNKPFDAKSSVFVAHPKESFVKGTIQSRESGKVTVKTEGGETLTVKEDQVFSMNPPKYDKIEDMAMMTHLHEPAVLYNLKERYAAWMIYTYSGLFCVTVNPYKWLPVYNPEVVLAYRGKKRQEAPPHIFSISDNAYQSMLTDRENQSILITGESGAGKTVNTKRVIQYFATIAASGEKKKEEHASGKMQGTLEDQIISANPLLEAFGNAKTVRNDNSSRFGKFIRIHFGATGKLASADIETYLLEKSRVTFQLKAERSYHIFYQIMSNKKPELIDMLLITTNPYDFHFVSQGEITVPSIDDQEELMATDSAIDILGFSADEKTAIYKLTGAVMHYGNLKFKQKQREEQAEPDGTEVADKAAYLMGLNSADLLKALCYPRVKVGNEYVTKGQTVQQVNNSVGALAKAVYEKMFLWMVVRINQQLDTKQPRQYFIGVLDIAGFEIFDYNSFEQLCINFTNEKLQQFFNHHMFVLEQEEYKKEGIEWTFIDFGMDLAACIELIEKPMGIFSILEEECMFPKATDTSFKNKLYDQHLGKSNNFQKPKPAKGKAEAHFSLVHYAGTVDYNISGWLEKNKDPLNETVIGLYQKSSVKTLALLFANYGGADAEAGGAKKGGKKKGSSFQTVSALFRENLNKLMTNLRSTHPHFVRCIIPNETKTPGAMEHELVLHQLRCNGVLEGIRICRKGFPSRVLYADFKQRYKVLNASAIPEGQFIDSKKASEKLLGSIDVDHTQYKFGHTKVFFKAGLLGLLEEMRDEKLAQLITRTQARCRGFLMRVEYQRMVERRESIFCIQYNIRAFMNVKHWPWMKLFFKIKPLLKSAESEKEMANMKQEFEKTKEELAKSEAKRKELEEKMVKLVQEKNDLQLQVQAEADSLADAEERCDQLIKNKIQLEAKIKEVTERAEDEEEINADLTAKKRKLEDECSELKKDIDDLELTLAKVEKEKHATENKVKNLTEEMAALDETIVKLTKEKKALQEAHQQTLDDLQAEEDKVNTLTKAKTKLEQQVDDLEGSLEQEKKLRVDLERVKRKLEGDLKLAQDSIMDLENDKQQLDEKLKKKDFEISQIQSSIEDEQALGVQLQKKIKELQARIEELEEEIEAERTSRAKAEKHRADLSRELEEISERLEEAGGATAAQVEMNKKREAEFQKMRRDLEEATLQHEATAAALRKKHADSTAELGEQIDNLQRVKQKLEKEKSELKMEIDDLASNMESVSKAKANLEKMCRTLEDQLSEIKTKEEEHQRMINDLNAQRARLQTESGEYSRQVEEKDGLISQLSRSKQAFTQQIEELKRHLEEEIKAKNALAHALQSARHDCDLLREQYEEEQEAKGELQRALSKANSEVAQWRTKYETDAIQRTEELEEAKKKLAQRLQDAEEQVEAVNAKCASLEKTKQRLQNEVEDLMIDVEKSNAACAALDKKQKNFDKILAEWKQKYEETQAELEASQKESRSLSTELFKMKNAYEESLDHLETMKRENKNLQQEISDLTEQIAEGGKAIHELEKVKKQIEQEKSEIQAALEEAEASLEHEEGKILRLQLELNQVKAEIDRKIAEKDEEIDQLKRNHLRVVESLQSSLDAEIRSRNEALRLKKKMEGDLNEMEIQLSHTNRQAAEAQKNLRNTQAVLKDTQIHLDDALRTKDDLKEQVAMVERRANLLQAEIEELRAALEQTERSRKVAEQELLDAAERVQLLHTQNTSLINTKKKLETDISQIQGEMEDTIQEARNAEEKAKKAITDAAMMAEELKKEQDTSAHLERMKKNLDQTVKDLQHRLDEAEQLALKGGKKQIQKLEARVRELEGEVDAEQKRSAEAVKGVRKYERRVKELTYQSEEDRKNVLRLQDLVDKLQMKVKSYKRQSEEAEELSNVNLSKFRKIQHELEEAEERADIAESQVNKLRAKSREFHRRIEEEE; encoded by the exons ATGGCCTCTGGAGATGCTGAGATGGCTGTTTTTGGGGAGGCAGCTCCTTACCTCCGAAAATCGGAGAAGGAGAGAATTGCAGCCCAGAACAAACCTTTTGATGCCAAGTCATCAGTCTTCGTGGCTCATCCCAAAGAATCCTTTGTGAAAGGGACAATCCAGAGCAGGGAATCGGGAAAAGTCACTGTCAAGACTGAAGGGGGAGAG ACCCTGACTGTGAAGGAAGACCAAGTCTTCTCCATGAACCCTCCCAAGTATGACAAAATCGAGGACATGGCCATGATGACCCACCTGCACGAACCCGCTGTGCTGTACAACCTCAAAGAGCGTTATGCAGCCTGGATGATCTAT ACCTACTCGGGTCTCTTCTGCGTCACTGTCAACCCCTACAAGTGGCTGCCGGTGTACAACCCCGAGGTGGTGTTGGCCTACCGAGGCAAGAAGCGCCAGGAGGCCCCTCCACACATCTTCTCCATCTCTGACAACGCCTATCAGTCCATGCTGACTG ATCGGGAGAACCAGTCCATCCTGATCAC CGGAGAATCCGGGGCCGGGAAGACTGTGAACACCAAGCGTGTCATCCAGTACTTTGCAACAATTGCAGCCAgtggagagaagaagaaggaagaacaTGCGTCAGGCAAAATGCAG GGAACGCTTGAGGATCAAATCATCAGCGCCAACCCCCTGCTGGAGGCCTTTGGAAATGCCAAGACCGTGAGGAACGACAACTCCTCACGCTTT GGTAAATTCATCAGAATCCATTTTGGTGCCACAGGCAAACTGGCTTCTGCTGATATTGAAACAT ATCTGCTGGAGAAGTCCAGAGTCACTTTCCAGCTCAAGGCGGAAAGGAGCTACCACATCTTTTATCAGATCATGTCCAACAAGAAGCCAGAGCTAATTG ACATGCTTCTCATTACCACCAATCCTTATGATTTCCACTTTGTGAGTCAAGGTGAGATCACAGTCCCCAGCATTGATGATCAGGAGGAGCTGATGGCCACAGAT AGTGCCATTGACATCCTGGGCTTCAGTGCTGATGAGAAAACAGCCATCTACAAGCTGACAGGGGCTGTCATGCACTATGGGAACCTGAAGTTCAAGCAGAAACAGCgtgaggagcaggcagagcctgacGGCACAGAAG TTGCTGACAAGGCTGCCTACCTAATGGGTCTGAACTCAGCAGACCTGCTCAAGGCCCTCTGCTACCCCCGAGTCAAGGTGGGAAATGAATACGTGACCAAGGGCCAAACTGTGcagcag GTGAACAATTCAGTGGGTGCCCTGGCAAAGGCTGTCTATGAGAAGATGTTCCTGTGGATGGTTGTTCGTATCAACCAACAGCTGGACACAAAGCAGCCCAGGCAGTACTTCATTGGTGTCCTGGACATTGCTGGCTTTGAGATCTTTGAT TACAACAGCTTTGAGCAGCTGTGCATCAACTTCACCAATGAGAAGCTGCAACAGTTCTTCAACCACCACATGTtcgtgctggagcaggaggagtaCAAGAAGGAGGGAATTGAATGGACATTCATTGATTTTGGGATGGACCTGGCTGCCTGCATTGAGCTCATTGAGAAG CCCATGGGCATCTTCTCCATCCTGGAAGAGGAGTGCATGTTCCCCAAGGCAACTGACACCTCTTTCAAGAACAAGCTCTATGACCAGCACCTGGGCAAGTCCAACAACTTCCAGAAGCCCAAGCCTGCCAAAGGCAAGGCTGAGGCCCATTTCTCCCTGGTGCACTATGCTGGCACAGTGGACTACAACATCTCTGGGTGGCTGGAGAAGAACAAGGACCCTCTGAATGAAACTGTCATTGGGCTGTACCAGAAATCATCTGTGAAGACCCTGGCTTTACTCTTTGCCAACTATGGTGGAGCAGATGCAG AGGCTGGTGGTGCCAAGAAGGGAGGCAAGAAGAAGGGTTCTTCTTTCCAGACTGTCTCAGCTCTTTTCCGG GAGAATCTCAACAAGCTGATGACCAATCTGCGAAGCACTCACCCCCACTTTGTGCGCTGCATCATCCCCAATGAGACTAAAACACCCG GTGCCATGGAGCACGAGCTGGTGCTGCACCAGCTGCGCTGTAACGGCGTGCTGGAAGGGATCAGGATCTGCAGGAAAGGGTTCCCCAGCAGAGTCCTCTATGCTGACTTCAAACAGAG ATACAAGGTGCTTAATGCCAGTGCCATCCCTGAGGGACAGTTCATCGATAGCAAGAAGGCTTCTGAGAAGCTCCTTGGGTCAATCGATGTGGATCACACCCAGTACAAATTTGGACACACCAAG GTGTTCTTCAAAGCTGGGCTGCTCGGGCTCCTGGAGGAGATGAGGGATGAGAAGCTGGCACAGCTCATCACCCGCACCCAGGCCAGGTGCAGGGGCTTCCTGATGAGGGTGGAGTACCAGAGGATGGTGGAGCGCAG GGAATCCATCTTCTGCATCCAGTACAACATTCGTGCATTCATGAATGTCAAACACTGGCCATGGATGAAGCTGTTCTTCAAGATCAAACCCTTGCTGAAGAGTGCAGAGTCTGAGAAGGAGATGGCCAACATGAAACAAGAATTTGAGAAAACCAAGGAAGAGCTTGCAAAGTCTGAGGCaaagaggaaggagctggaagagaaaatggTGAAACTTGTGCAGGAGAAAAATGACCTGCAGCTCCAAGTACAGGCT GAAGCAGATAGCTTGGCTGATGCTGAGGAAAGGTGCGACCAGCTCAtcaaaaacaaaatccagctgGAAGCCAAAATTAAGGAGGTGACTGAAAGGGCAGAGGATGAAGAGGAAATCAATGCTGATCTGACAGCCAAGAAGAGGAAGCTGGAGGATGAATGTTCAGAGCTGAAAAAAGATATTGATGACCTTGAGCTAACACTGGCCaaggtggagaaggaaaaacatgCCACCGAAAACAAG GTGAAAAACCTGACTGAGGAGATGGCAGCCCTGGATGAGACAATTGTGAAGCtgacaaaagagaagaaagcccTCCAAGAGGCGCATCAGCAGACCCTGGATGacctgcaggcagaggaagacAAAGTCAATACTCTGACCAAAGCCAAGACCAAGCTGGAACAGCAAGTGGATGAT CTGGAAGGGTCCCTGGAGCAAGAGAAGAAGCTGCGCGTAGACCTGGAGAGAGTTAAGAGGAAACTGGAAGGAGACCTGAAGCTGGCCCAGGACAGCATCATGGATTTGGAGAATgacaagcagcagctggatgagAAACTGAAGAA GAAAGACTTTGAAATCAGCCAGATCCAGAGCAGCATTGAAGATGAACAAGCCCTGGGCGTGCAACTTCAGAAGAAGATcaaggagctgcag GCCCGcattgaggagctggaggaggaaattGAGGCAGAGCGAACCTCTCGCGCTAAAGCGGAGAAGCATCGCGCTGACCTGtccagggagctggaggagatcaGCGAGCGCCTGGAAGAAGCAGGAggggccacagcagctcaggtggAGATGAACAAGAAGCGTGAGGCAGAGTTCCAGAAGATGCGCCGTGACCTGGAAGAGGCCACGCTGCAGCACGAAGCCACGGCTGCCGCCCTGCGCAAGAAGCACGcggacagcacagctgagctgggcgAGCAGATCGACAACCTGCAACGCGTGAAGcagaagctggagaaggagaagagtgAGCTGAAGATGGAGATTGATGACTTGGCCAGCAACATGGAGTCTGTCTCCAAAGCCAAG GCAAACCTGGAGAAGATGTGCCGCACTCTGGAAGATCAGCTGAGCGAGATTAAGACCAAGGAAGAAGAGCATCAGCGCATGATCAATGACCTCAATGCTCAAAGAGCTCGTCTGCAGACAGAGTCAG GTGAATATTCACGTCAGGTGGAAGAAAAAGATGGTTTGATATCTCAGTTATCCAGAAGCAAACAGGCATTCACCCAACAGATTGAGGAACTAAAGAGACATttagaggaagaaataaag GCAAAGAACGCCCTGGCCCACGCCCTGCAGTCCGCTCGCCACGACTGTGACTTGCTCCGGGAACAAtatgaggaggagcaggaggccaagggggagctgcagagagccctgtCCAAGGCCAACAGTGAAGTGGCCCAGTGGAGAACCAAATACGAGACAGACGCGATTCAGCGCACGGAGGAGCTTGAGGAGGCCAA GAAGAAGCTGGCCCAGCGCCTGCAGGATGCAGAAGAACAGGTTGAGGCTGTCAATGCCAAATGTGCCTCCCTGGAAAAGacaaagcagaggctgcagaatgAAGTGGAGGACCTGATGATTGATGTGGAGAAATCcaatgctgcctgtgctgctctggataAGAAGCAGAAGAACTTTGACAAG ATCCTGGCAGAATGGAAGCAGAAGTATGAGGAAAcgcaggctgagctggaggcCTCGCAGAAGGAGTCGCGCTCTCTGAGCACGGAGCTGTTCAAGATGAAGAATGCCTATGAGGAGTCCTTGGACCACCTGGAAACAATGAAGCGGGAGAACAAGAACCTGCAGC AGGAGATTTCCGACCTCACGGAGCAGATTGCGGAGGGAGGAAAGGCGATTCATGAGCTGGAGAAAGTGAAGAAGCAGATTGAGCAGGAGAAATCTGAaatccaggctgctctggaggaaGCTGAG GCCTCCCTGGAACATGAGGAGGGGAAGATCCTGCGCCTGCAGCTTGAACTCAACCAGGTGAAGGCAGAGATTGACAGGAAGATAGCAGAGAAAGATGAGGAGATTGACCAGCTGAAGAGAAACCACCTGCGAGTTGTGGAGTCCTTGCAGAGCAGTTTGGATGCTGagatcaggagcaggaatgaagCCCTGAGACTGAAGAAGAAGATGGAGGGAGACCTGAATGAAATGGAGATCCAACTGAGCCATACCAACCgccaggctgcagaggcacagaagAACCTGAGAAacacccaggctgtgctcaAG gaTACCCAGATCCATCTGGATGATGCACTTAGGACAAAGGATGACCTGAAGGAGCAGGTGGCCATGGTGGAGCGCAGAGCAAacctgctgcaggctgaaatTGAGGAGCTCcgggcagccctggagcagacGGAGCGGTCGAGGAAAGTGGCTGAGCAGGAGCTTCTGGATGCTGCTGAACGTGTGCAGCTCCTCCACACCCAG AACACCAGCCTGATCAACACCAAGAAGAAGCTGGAAACAGACATTTCCCAGATCCAGGGCGAAATGGAAGATACCATCCAGGAAGCCCGCAATGCTGAGGAGAAGGCCAAGAAGGCCATCACAGAT GCGGCCATGATGGCAGAAGAGCTGAAGAAGGAGCAGGACACCAGTGCCCACCTGGAGAGGATGAAGAAGAACCTGGACCAGACAGTGAAGGACCTGCAGCACCGTCTTGATGAGGCCGAGCAGCTGGCACTGAAGGGAGGGAAGAAGCAGATCCAGAAGCTGGAGGCCAGG GTGcgggagctggaaggggaggTTGATGCTGAGCAGAAGCGCAGCGCTGAAGCCGTGAAGGGCGTGCGCAAGTACGAGCGCAGGGTGAAGGAACTCACCTACCAG TCTGAGGAAGACAGGAAGAatgtgctgaggctgcaggatcTGGTGGACAAGCTGCAAATGAAAGTGAAATCTTACAAGAGACAATCTGAGGAGGCC